The Roseovarius nanhaiticus nucleotide sequence CGAAGCACTCGAGGCATGGAAAATCGCGGCCAATGTCGCTTGATGTGAGATCGGCACGCCAACCTGAAGACTGGCTGAGTTAATGTGACAACACCACGGCGACACATTGGAAATCCGGGGACAGCGCATCCGGTTGCATGGGATCGATGCTCCGGAAAGCCGGCAGCTTTGCGCCACGGCTGAGGGTCAGCGCTGGCGGTGCGGACAACAAGCGGCACTGTCTCTCGCCGACAGGATCGGCCATCGGCAGGTCAGCTGCACCGTGCGTGATATCGACCGCTATGGCCACTTCATTGCGGTCTGTCATCAAGACGGTACTGATCTGAACGGCTGGCTTGTGCGTGAAGGGTGGGCCGTCGCTTATCGCCGATACAGCCGCGACTATATCCGCGATGAGACCGAGGCCAGATCCGCACGGCGTAATATCTGGTCCGGACGCTTTGACATGCCGTGGGACTGGCGCCGCGCGCAACGTGGCGGATGACGACGGGCGGCTCGGTCACCTCGCGATCTTGCTGATCGCCGCAACTGCCATACGCATCATTAATGTTGCAATAGTATATTTTCGTATGTATGCTGGGCGAAGATTGTCAAGGGTCCTTGCCATGCGTTTCGAATTCAAAAACCTCCCTCTGGCGGCCTTTTTAGCTCTCGCCTTAACCGGCCCAACAGTTCCGACGCAAGCCCGCGCCCAAACCTATCAGGTCGATTGTGCCATCCTGCTGTGTTTGTCCGGTGGATGGCCAGCTTCCGTGCCATGCGCCCGCGCGCGGGCCGAGTTCATCCGGCGCATAACTCCATGGCCGGTGGAGCCGCCGCTTCAGATTTGGCGCTGCCCGATGGGTGCGTCTTACGATGGGCCTGCCAGGTCGCGGCCCACGGACCGGATCTTCGATGCCCTATATGGTGGTGCTGGGACCCCAGCAAACGCTTCAAGCCCGCTCTTCAACAACGCCTCTAGGGCGAGCGACATGCTTGGGCTTCATCGCGCCGAAACGAACAGGGGCAACCTCGTGCGGGCCGATTACACCCTCGATCTTGTGGAAGACCGCGCCGACATCGATATCAGCGGGCCGGAATTCAATTTTGTGCGCTCCATCCGCGTCTTCGATGTACGGTATGCGCGACAGCATGAGTCCGGCCGCGATGGGGATTGCAACCGAAGCGCTGTCGTGGTGCTTGGCACCTACGGCACACAGGGCGATTTTTCGTGGCAGACATCGTCACCCGCAGCGCTTCCTGCTGCACATGCCGGTCTCGAGCGATGGGGCCAGCACTGCCCGAGCATTTATCACAGATCCGTCTTTGTGGAGTGGCATGACTATAGCGGGAATTACGGCTTTGAGCAGGTCAATTACTGACTGTTGAGCCGCAGCAACGTCCCGCAGACCCTTGTACGAAATCAAACCTGCAACGCAGGCACACGCACACATTCGAGGGCTATAAAGGCCATATTCTTCCATGTCAGTCGTCGCGACAATTCAGCTGCGTGAGAGACAGGAAGTCGATTTCAGCTTTATCGGCATCGCAGAGATCCGGGTAAATCTTTGAGACGCGCTGTGGGCCATGCATGTCCCACCGGATTGCCAGAGCACCTGTGTTCCAGCGATAAACCCAGCCGACAATGGTTTCTTCATCGGCTGCAATCAAATTGGCGATCGCGACGCCTTCGACCTCAGTTTCGTTCACTGTTTACTGACTTCCTGCAATTTGGCGTTGCGGATAGCAGCTCAGATCCAAATCGTTTGCTGCAACCGTATGCCGGGCCTCGTTAAAATCGGTTGCTGTTCGTCCTCGCGGTAGCGAATTCACACCGGGAGAAGTCACCTCCCGTGTTCTCGATTGATGAAATCGCTTAAATCCTGTGGTCGGGCTCCGTGGCGGCTTCGACGATCGCCAAGACATCGAACGGGTCAAAGCCGATGGCGCGCGCCAGAACGACCAGTTCGACGACGTCGATCCGGCGCTCGCCGCTCTCAATGCGCGCCACGAGAGATTGATGGCACTTGAGCCTGTCCGCCAAGTCGTCCTGGCCCAAGCCTGCGCTTTTGCGCGCGTCGACCAACGCCTGGCAGAGTGCCACTTGTCCCTTGCTTCTGATTGTCTTTGCCACGCGTCACATACCTTTTGTGACGTCGCTAGCGGATGAAATCTGTTATCTAAAAAGTAGATATATGAGGGTGTTATCGGCGTCTGGTTTCCATGGGCTGCAAGTCTGATGCTCCCGAGGTTGCCCATCAATCCCCTACCAATTGCAGGAACCGGCCATATTCCTCGCTGACTTCGCGCGCTTCCTCGAACGCGCGGGCGCGTTCGCTGTCGAGGCAACGGAAGTAGCTCTGGATATCCTGAATGTAATCTTCGAAGTCGCCGCGGATGATACCCGCATAGTCCCGCGCGGCCTGCGAATCGCTTGGCAGGAAAGGACGGGCCGGGGCGAAGCAGGATTCCGCCAAAACCGGCCCAGGAACGCAGATCAGAAGGGCCATAGCTTGCAATGGGAGCAGGCATGTCAACCTTGGGTTTCTCAAACCTGTTATCTCCTTGATCGCGGACACTGGCCGTGACTAGTGTTTGCGTAACCAAACTACAGCTAAAGCACGATATTACATCTTGCGGTTGATAATATACTATCGTAACTCTGGGCTTCAAGTAGGAATGCCTGGGGTCGCGCCATTGGAGAAAGCGTGAGCCGGGCCATGAACTGGGACATCGAAGCACCAAATGTGGTTACGGAAGCCAGGTTCCGCGAACTCGTGGAAAGCGGCTATAGCGCAGAAATCCTGTGCCAGGAGTCGGCTCATAAGAAAGG carries:
- a CDS encoding helix-turn-helix domain-containing protein, which codes for MAKTIRSKGQVALCQALVDARKSAGLGQDDLADRLKCHQSLVARIESGERRIDVVELVVLARAIGFDPFDVLAIVEAATEPDHRI
- a CDS encoding thermonuclease family protein, with the translated sequence MEIRGQRIRLHGIDAPESRQLCATAEGQRWRCGQQAALSLADRIGHRQVSCTVRDIDRYGHFIAVCHQDGTDLNGWLVREGWAVAYRRYSRDYIRDETEARSARRNIWSGRFDMPWDWRRAQRGG